A genomic stretch from Sceloporus undulatus isolate JIND9_A2432 ecotype Alabama chromosome 5, SceUnd_v1.1, whole genome shotgun sequence includes:
- the MTMR7 gene encoding myotubularin-related protein 7, producing the protein MEYIRMPKVENVRLIDGISSKRAAPGTLYLTATHVIFVENESDTRKETWILHSQISSIEKQATTATGCPLLIRCKNFQNIQFIMPQERDCHDVYISLIRLARPVKYEELYCFSFNPKLNKEEREQGWNLTNLKEEYNRMGVPNNYWQISDVNRDYRVCDSYPTEVYVPKSATAHIIVGSSKFRSRRRFPALSYFYKQNNASICRSSQPLSGFSARCLEDEQMLQSIRKANPGSDFIYVVDTRPKLNAMANRAAGKGYENEDNYSNIKFQFIGIENIHVMRSSLQKMLEVCELRSPSMSDFLWGLENSGWLKHIKAIMDAGIFIAKAVAEEGVSVLVHCSDGWDRTSQVCSVASLLLDPYYRTMKGFMVLIDKDWVSFGHKFNHRYGNLDGDPKEISPVIDQFIECVWQLMEQFPCAFEFNERFLIHIQHHIYSCQFGNFLCNSQKERQELKIQERTYSLWAHLWKNRVDYVNPLYREDHNRTLHPKSAPCHFIYKFWSGMYNRFEKGLHPRQSVTEYLMAVKEETQQLEEELVVLEERLAKLTKVQLNNGEAKTKQQYGSTGFGHSTSNDSIANTPQDYTGNLKSFPSRSPSQGDEDSALILTQDNLKSSDPDLSANSDQESGVEDMSCRSPSGGGCLPSEESAKDRDSDEAVCLTV; encoded by the exons gTGGAAAATGTCCGCTTAATTGATGGAATATCTTCCAAAAGAGCTGCACCAGGAACTTTGTACCTAACAGCCACACATGTCATCTTTGTAGAAAATGAATCAGATACTCGTAAGGAGACATGG atTCTTCACAGTCAAATCTCCTCTATTGAGAAACAGGCTACAACAGCTACTGGTTGCCCATTGCTGATTCGTTGCAAGAATTTCCAAAATATTCAGTTCATTATGCCCCAGGAAAGAGATTGCCATGATGTTTACATATCTTTAATACGTCTGGCACGTCCAG tAAAATATGAAGAGTTATACTGTTTTTCTTTCAACCCCAAATTAAACAAAGAAGAGCGAGAACAAGGCTGGAATTTGACCAACTTGAAGGAAGAGTATAATCGCATGGGGGTTCCAAATAATTACTGGCAGATCAGTGATGTCAACAGAGATTATCGA GTGTGTGACTCATATCCCACTGAAGTATATGTGCCCAAATCAGCCACTGCCCATATTATTGTGGGAAGCTCTAAATTCCGCAGTAGGAGGCGCTTCCCAGCACTTTCCTACTTCTACAAGCAGAATAAT GCTTCTATATGCAGGAGCAGCCAGCCTCTCTCAGGCTTCAGTGCTCGGTGCCTTGAAGATGAACAGATGCTACAATCCATCAGAAAGGCAAATCCAGGAAGTGATTTCATCTATGTTGTTGATACACGGCCCAAA CTCAATGCAATGGCAAacagagcagctgggaagggatACGAAAATGAGGACAATTACTCTAACATCAAGTTTCAGTTCATAGGTATTGAGAACATCCACGTCATGAGGAGCAGCCTCCAAAAAATGCTTGAAG TTTGCGAACTGAGATCTCCTTCAATGAGTGATTTCCTCTGGGGGCTAGAAAATTCAGGCTGGCTGAAGCACATCAAAGCAATCATGGATGCAGGCATCTTTATCGCAAAG gctgtggcTGAAGAAGGTGTGAGTGTTCTTGTTCACTGTTCTGATGGATGGGACCGGACATCTCAAGTTTGCTCTGTAGCAAGCCTTCTGTTAGACCCATATTATCGAACTATGAAAGGCTTTATG gTATTAATTGATAAAGACTGGGTTTCATTTGGCCATAAATTTAATCATAG GTATGGCAATTTAGATGGAGACCCAAAAGAAATATCTCCAGTCATTGATCAGTTCATCGAATGTGTTTGGCAGCTTATGGAACAATTTCCTTGTGCCTTTGAATTCAATGAAAGGTTTCTGATCCATATACAGCATCATATCTATTCCTGCCAATTTGGGAACTTCCTGTGCAACAGTCAGAAGGAGAGGCAAGAGTTGAA GATTCAAGAGCGAACCTATTCACTTTGGGCTCACTTGTGGAAGAACCGTGTTGATTATGTGAATCCTCTGTATAGGGAAGACCATAATAGGACCCTGCATCCAAAGTCAGCCCCCTGCCATTTTATCTACAA GTTCTGGAGTGGAATGTATAACCGCTTTGAAAAAGGGTTGCACCCTCGGCAGTCTGTTACAGAGTACTTGATGGCAGTAAAAGAAGAAACACAGCAATTAGAGGAAGAGCTGGTGGTCCTAGAAGAG AGGTTGGCAAAGCTTACAAAAGTGCAATTAAATAATGGTGAAGCAAAGACAAAACAACAATATGGAAGCACCGGCTTTGGACACTCTACCTCTAATGACAGCATAGCCAATACTCCCCAAGACTATACTGGCAATCTAAAATCATTTCCCTCCCGGAGTCCTTCTCAGGGAGATGAAGACTCAGCCCTGATTCTTACACAAGATAATCTGAAAAGCTCAGATCCAGATCTTTCAGCCAACAGTGATCAGGAATCAGGGGTGGAGGATATGAGCTGTCGATCACCTAGTGGAGGGGGATGTTTGCCCAGTGAAGAGAGCGCCAAAGATCGAGATTCAGATGAAGCTGTTTGCCTCACTGTCTGA